The Tistrella mobilis genome window below encodes:
- a CDS encoding glutathione S-transferase N-terminal domain-containing protein: MADLSAFPITRRWPAAHPDRIQLYSLATPNGVKVSIMLEETGLPYEAHLIDIMNDETWTPDFLSLNPNGKIPAIIDPAGPDGRPVGLFESGAILLYLAEKTGRFLPADPIARIETIQWVFFQMAAVGPIFGQLGFFHKFAGREIEDKRPLERYRAESERLLGVLETRLDGRDWIMGGDYTIADISLLGWVRNLIGFYGAGDLVHFEKLVNVPAWLERGLARPAVQRGLDIPKRPA, from the coding sequence ATGGCCGATCTCTCTGCCTTCCCGATCACCCGCCGCTGGCCTGCCGCCCATCCGGATCGCATCCAGCTCTATTCCCTGGCCACGCCCAATGGCGTGAAGGTGTCGATCATGCTGGAAGAGACCGGCCTGCCCTACGAGGCACATCTGATCGACATCATGAACGACGAGACCTGGACGCCGGACTTCCTGTCGCTCAACCCGAACGGCAAGATCCCGGCGATCATCGACCCCGCAGGCCCTGACGGCCGGCCGGTCGGTCTGTTCGAATCCGGCGCGATCCTGCTTTATCTGGCGGAAAAGACCGGCCGCTTTCTGCCCGCCGATCCGATTGCCCGGATCGAGACCATCCAGTGGGTCTTCTTCCAGATGGCCGCGGTCGGGCCCATTTTCGGCCAGCTCGGCTTCTTCCACAAATTCGCCGGCCGCGAGATTGAGGACAAGCGCCCGCTGGAGCGCTACCGCGCCGAGAGCGAGCGCCTGCTCGGTGTGCTCGAAACCCGGCTCGACGGTCGCGACTGGATCATGGGCGGCGACTACACCATCGCCGACATCTCGCTGCTCGGCTGGGTGCGCAACCTGATCGGTTTCTATGGCGCGGGCGATCTGGTCCATTTCGAAAAGCTGGTCAACGTTCCGGCCTGGCTGGAGCGCGGCCTTGCCCGGCCGGCGGTGCAGCGGGGTCTCGACATCCCGAAGCGGCCGGCCTGA
- a CDS encoding helix-turn-helix transcriptional regulator, with protein sequence MAIVVRLDVMLARRKMSSRDLAAQIGITEANLSLLKRGHVKGIRFETLEKICEALACQPGDLLEYEAP encoded by the coding sequence ATGGCGATCGTCGTGCGTCTGGATGTGATGCTGGCCCGCCGCAAGATGAGTTCCCGGGATCTGGCGGCGCAGATCGGTATCACCGAGGCCAATCTTTCGCTGTTGAAGCGCGGCCATGTGAAGGGCATCCGCTTCGAGACGCTGGAGAAGATCTGCGAGGCGCTCGCCTGCCAGCCCGGCGACCTTCTGGAGTATGAAGCGCCCTGA
- a CDS encoding alcohol dehydrogenase catalytic domain-containing protein, with the protein MTRSLVLTRMGAAPETGLAELMPREPGPGEVRIAIEAAALNPLDAKLALGHLADWFPIVPPWVPGTDFAGRVVAVGAGVTGFAPGDEVFGRSDPVAGGAFGPAITLPAGFVARRPAGIDAATAAALVTPAAIALQALDETAGADGPLVILGSGAVGAALVQIARRRRAVTVSGRHAARLAAPGVQVLVAEGGDLTAAIAGAAVVIDTVGGPRQRQVLACLRPGARFLAIAEPLPGDAAVPAGVEAGFAALAGGGGQLDRIAGLAADGVLVPEIANRFGIGDAAAVFSAWTDGRLPARQVMVQQG; encoded by the coding sequence ATGACCCGAAGCCTGGTTCTCACCCGTATGGGTGCCGCGCCCGAGACTGGTCTTGCGGAGCTGATGCCGCGGGAGCCGGGGCCGGGCGAGGTCCGTATCGCCATAGAGGCGGCGGCGTTGAACCCGCTGGATGCCAAGCTTGCCCTGGGTCATCTCGCCGACTGGTTTCCGATCGTGCCGCCCTGGGTGCCGGGCACCGATTTCGCCGGCCGGGTGGTGGCCGTCGGCGCCGGCGTGACGGGTTTTGCCCCGGGGGACGAGGTCTTCGGGCGCAGTGATCCCGTTGCCGGCGGCGCCTTCGGGCCCGCGATCACCCTGCCGGCCGGCTTCGTGGCGCGGCGCCCGGCGGGGATCGATGCCGCAACCGCGGCGGCCCTGGTCACACCGGCAGCCATTGCGCTGCAGGCGCTGGACGAGACGGCCGGTGCCGATGGTCCGCTGGTGATCCTGGGCAGCGGTGCGGTCGGCGCCGCGCTGGTGCAGATCGCCCGCCGCCGACGTGCCGTAACGGTCAGCGGCCGCCATGCCGCCCGGCTTGCGGCGCCGGGGGTACAGGTGCTTGTGGCAGAGGGGGGCGACCTGACCGCCGCTATCGCCGGGGCAGCGGTGGTGATCGACACCGTCGGCGGCCCGCGTCAGCGACAGGTGCTGGCCTGTCTGCGCCCCGGTGCCCGCTTCCTGGCCATCGCCGAGCCGCTGCCCGGGGATGCGGCGGTACCTGCGGGCGTCGAGGCCGGTTTCGCGGCTCTGGCAGGTGGCGGCGGTCAGCTCGATCGGATCGCCGGACTGGCGGCTGATGGCGTGCTGGTCCCCGAGATTGCGAACCGTTTCGGGATCGGGGATGCGGCGGCCGTGTTCAGCGCCTGGACGGATGGGCGTCTTCCGGCCCGTCAGGTGATGGTGCAGCAGGGGTGA
- a CDS encoding DUF763 domain-containing protein — translation MSRRAGSADLPLHGGRVPAWLGQRMTKLGTVIAQAIILHYGRDEFLRRLAHPFWFQSFGAVMGMDWHSSGITTSVLGALKRGLTPLSAELGLHVCGGRGRHSRATPDELLAVGNRTGLDGSALAQTSRMIAKVDSAAVQDGFDLYLHGFVVADDGRWVVVQQGMNDGTRLARRYHWLSEDLKSFVEAPHAAIDGRNQGRIVNLTDRRAAASRIGQLDLLRDLGPDGIVREAAALTPPAPPRPATAQPELPHLVMPDRHDVRPGDVILRRLHGALAAAAEAGPRDFAELLMVPGVGARTVRSLAIVAEVVHGAPCRFDDPARFSLAHGGKDRQPFPVPVLVYDRTIQVMKSAVEAASLGHDEKLDAIRRLDAQARRLERRATGPSLDAFIAEERRRSHDYGGRSVFGHEPPAESASRTDHTGTPGNGAFPAGRTDSRRRPA, via the coding sequence ATGTCCAGACGCGCCGGCAGTGCCGATCTGCCGCTCCATGGCGGCCGGGTACCTGCCTGGCTGGGCCAGCGGATGACGAAGCTCGGCACGGTGATCGCGCAGGCGATCATCCTGCATTACGGTCGCGACGAGTTCCTCCGCCGTCTCGCCCACCCCTTCTGGTTCCAGTCCTTCGGCGCGGTGATGGGCATGGACTGGCATTCCTCGGGGATCACCACCTCGGTTCTGGGGGCGCTGAAGCGCGGGCTGACGCCGCTTTCGGCAGAGCTTGGCCTGCATGTCTGCGGCGGCCGCGGCCGCCATTCCCGCGCCACCCCCGATGAACTTCTGGCGGTCGGCAACCGCACCGGCCTCGACGGCAGCGCGCTTGCCCAAACCAGCCGGATGATCGCCAAGGTCGACAGCGCCGCCGTGCAGGACGGCTTCGACCTGTATCTCCACGGTTTCGTGGTCGCCGATGACGGGCGCTGGGTGGTGGTGCAGCAGGGCATGAACGACGGCACCCGTCTTGCCCGCCGCTATCACTGGCTGTCGGAAGACCTGAAGAGTTTCGTGGAGGCCCCACATGCCGCCATCGACGGCCGCAATCAGGGCCGGATCGTCAATCTCACCGACCGCCGCGCCGCCGCCTCGCGCATCGGACAGCTGGATCTGCTGCGGGATCTGGGGCCGGACGGCATCGTCCGGGAAGCCGCGGCCCTTACTCCGCCCGCCCCGCCCCGACCCGCCACAGCCCAGCCTGAACTGCCGCATCTGGTGATGCCCGATCGTCACGATGTCCGGCCGGGAGACGTGATCCTGCGCCGCCTGCATGGCGCGCTCGCCGCTGCCGCAGAGGCAGGGCCGCGGGATTTTGCCGAACTGCTGATGGTTCCGGGCGTCGGCGCCCGGACGGTACGCTCGCTTGCCATAGTCGCCGAGGTGGTGCACGGCGCCCCGTGCCGGTTCGACGATCCGGCGCGCTTCTCGCTCGCCCATGGCGGCAAGGACCGGCAGCCCTTCCCGGTGCCGGTGCTGGTCTATGACCGGACCATTCAGGTGATGAAATCGGCGGTCGAAGCCGCATCCCTCGGCCATGACGAAAAGCTCGACGCCATCCGCCGCCTCGATGCGCAGGCGCGGCGGCTGGAACGGCGTGCCACCGGCCCGTCGCTCGATGCCTTCATCGCCGAGGAACGCCGCCGATCCCACGACTATGGCGGCCGGAGCGTTTTCGGGCACGAGCCGCCGGCGGAAAGTGCATCCCGCACAGACCATACCGGTACGCCGGGGAACGGTGCGTTTCCGGCAGGCAGGACAGACAGCCGCCGCCGGCCCGCCTAG
- a CDS encoding TetR/AcrR family transcriptional regulator, with product MTDATISAAPATPARRRGRPPKAGLADARERLVRSGVAILTEKGFSAVGLDEILKSAGIPKGSFYHYFDGKEAFGAALIDAYAAYFARKLDRWFLDDSLTPITRLGGFIADAEAGMARHGWRRGCLVGNLGQEMGTLPEGFRAQIAAVFLDWQARTARCLRAAQAAGDIDAAHDCDRLAAFFWIGWEGAVLRTKLDRDPAPLRLFAAGFFALLGHAPPPVPATSSN from the coding sequence ATGACCGACGCCACCATCTCTGCCGCCCCCGCCACGCCTGCCCGCCGCCGGGGCCGCCCGCCCAAGGCCGGGCTGGCCGATGCGCGGGAGCGGCTGGTGCGCTCCGGCGTCGCGATCCTCACCGAGAAGGGGTTTTCGGCGGTCGGGCTGGACGAGATCCTGAAATCCGCCGGCATCCCGAAAGGATCCTTCTACCACTACTTCGACGGCAAAGAGGCGTTCGGCGCCGCGTTGATCGACGCCTATGCGGCCTATTTCGCCCGCAAGCTCGACCGCTGGTTCCTGGACGACAGCCTGACGCCGATCACCCGGCTTGGCGGCTTCATCGCCGATGCCGAGGCGGGAATGGCCCGCCACGGCTGGCGGCGCGGCTGCCTGGTGGGCAATCTGGGCCAGGAGATGGGCACCCTGCCCGAAGGCTTCCGCGCGCAGATCGCCGCGGTGTTCCTGGACTGGCAGGCCCGCACCGCCCGCTGCCTGCGGGCGGCACAGGCGGCCGGTGACATCGATGCGGCCCATGACTGCGACCGCCTGGCCGCCTTCTTCTGGATCGGCTGGGAAGGGGCGGTGCTGCGCACCAAGCTCGACCGCGACCCGGCGCCGCTCCGGCTGTTCGCTGCCGGCTTCTTCGCCCTGCTCGGCCATGCGCCGCCGCCAGTGCCGGCCACGTCATCCAACTGA
- a CDS encoding LysR family transcriptional regulator — MDHNGFDLNLIAAFQALMAERNVTRAARRIGLTQPAMSAALARLRRATGDELFIRSPRGLAPTPRALDLTHAFRQVLETIDAALDIAPGFDPGATTARVTLALSEHPAHRLLPGLGRRLATAAPGIDLRVLGFQGRDEAIRLLDDAVADLAVGVPPGPEARILSRPLFVEPFVCIARKGGPAEAALADLTAFLEARHLLVSPEGDGFGLVDQALQARGLRRRIGLMLPQMYAVPAIVAETDLVATVMAGVVADGRPDLVAAPPPLPLPSVPFHLLWHRRADDHPACRWLRQQVVEVAAGITPE; from the coding sequence ATGGATCATAACGGCTTCGACCTCAACCTGATCGCGGCCTTCCAGGCTTTGATGGCCGAGCGCAACGTCACCCGCGCAGCCCGGCGGATCGGGCTGACCCAACCGGCGATGAGCGCAGCCCTTGCCCGGCTGCGCCGTGCCACCGGCGACGAATTGTTCATCCGCAGCCCCAGGGGTCTGGCGCCGACCCCGCGGGCGCTGGATCTGACCCACGCCTTTCGCCAGGTCCTGGAGACGATCGATGCGGCGCTCGACATCGCGCCCGGCTTCGACCCGGGCGCGACCACGGCCAGGGTTACGCTTGCGCTGTCGGAGCATCCGGCCCACCGGCTGCTGCCGGGACTGGGCCGGCGGCTGGCGACGGCGGCCCCCGGAATCGACCTGCGGGTGCTGGGCTTCCAGGGCCGGGATGAGGCGATCCGCCTGCTGGACGACGCCGTCGCCGATCTTGCCGTCGGCGTGCCCCCGGGCCCCGAGGCGCGGATCCTGTCCAGGCCGCTCTTCGTCGAGCCCTTCGTCTGCATCGCCCGCAAAGGCGGGCCGGCCGAAGCCGCCCTCGCCGATCTGACGGCCTTTCTGGAGGCTCGCCATCTGCTGGTCTCGCCCGAAGGCGACGGCTTCGGCCTGGTGGACCAGGCGCTTCAGGCCCGCGGGCTCCGCCGCCGGATCGGCCTGATGCTGCCGCAGATGTACGCCGTGCCCGCAATCGTCGCCGAGACCGATCTCGTCGCCACCGTCATGGCCGGCGTGGTCGCAGACGGCCGGCCGGATCTGGTCGCGGCACCACCACCCCTGCCTCTGCCGTCGGTTCCCTTCCATCTGCTCTGGCACCGGCGCGCCGACGACCATCCGGCCTGTCGCTGGCTGCGTCAGCAGGTCGTGGAGGTCGCCGCCGGGATCACCCCTGAATAG
- a CDS encoding ester cyclase, with product MDIARIPPTEAAGLSPGRRVALEHLYGGLGTDEVDLVDLALTPDWQDIPPMPGQVPGPEGIKPIFRMLREAIPDLAVEINEVLAGPDRAVVRLTATGTHLGPLFGVPAGGRRISFAMHDFHRFDGERIAVTRHMEDLFGLFTQIGAWPLMEGAGA from the coding sequence ATGGACATCGCCCGCATTCCCCCGACCGAGGCTGCCGGCCTCAGCCCTGGCCGCCGAGTTGCGCTGGAGCATCTCTATGGCGGTTTGGGCACCGACGAGGTCGACCTCGTCGACCTGGCGTTGACGCCCGACTGGCAGGACATCCCCCCGATGCCGGGGCAGGTGCCCGGACCCGAGGGCATCAAGCCGATTTTTCGCATGCTGAGAGAGGCCATTCCCGATCTCGCGGTCGAGATCAACGAGGTGCTGGCCGGCCCCGATCGGGCGGTCGTGCGGCTGACCGCGACCGGCACCCATCTGGGGCCGCTGTTCGGTGTGCCCGCCGGCGGCCGGCGGATCAGCTTCGCGATGCACGACTTCCACCGCTTCGATGGCGAGCGCATCGCCGTCACCCGCCATATGGAAGATCTGTTCGGCCTGTTCACTCAGATCGGCGCCTGGCCTCTGATGGAAGGAGCGGGGGCATGA
- a CDS encoding DUF2975 domain-containing protein, which yields MRLPAANQTPDDDGKGREDVALCRRSHRLAHLCAVFAVALPVGVVVSCAAGQVPDLPGLSKTIDLAALVWWQVGIVLAGMLAPVLPVSLALLVARRCFLAVGRGAIFTLETVAALRRIAGLVTLGGIAGLIAPTVVVLGATVLAAPGQRQLAISISSGPLLTLVLGAVVYLIADIMHRAARMAEDHAQIV from the coding sequence ATGCGCCTGCCCGCTGCCAATCAGACGCCAGATGACGATGGCAAGGGCCGGGAGGACGTGGCCCTCTGCCGCCGCAGCCATCGCCTGGCGCATCTCTGCGCCGTTTTTGCCGTGGCCCTGCCGGTTGGTGTGGTCGTGAGCTGTGCGGCGGGGCAGGTGCCGGACCTTCCGGGCCTGTCGAAGACGATCGACCTTGCGGCGCTGGTCTGGTGGCAGGTCGGCATCGTTCTGGCCGGCATGCTGGCGCCGGTGCTGCCGGTCAGCCTGGCCCTGCTGGTGGCACGGCGCTGCTTTCTGGCCGTCGGCCGGGGAGCCATCTTCACCCTGGAGACGGTGGCCGCCCTTCGGCGGATCGCCGGTCTGGTGACGCTTGGCGGGATTGCGGGGCTGATCGCACCGACGGTGGTGGTGCTGGGGGCGACCGTTCTGGCGGCGCCCGGCCAGCGTCAACTGGCGATCAGCATCAGCAGCGGGCCGCTGCTGACCCTGGTGCTGGGGGCCGTGGTCTATCTGATCGCCGACATCATGCATCGGGCAGCACGCATGGCGGAAGACCATGCTCAGATCGTCTGA